The following coding sequences lie in one Apium graveolens cultivar Ventura chromosome 1, ASM990537v1, whole genome shotgun sequence genomic window:
- the LOC141716827 gene encoding uncharacterized protein LOC141716827, giving the protein MISGGPTAAGTTRNSRKAYAREVMSIVGESSKRSKSEMTLEFGDLDLEGLKFPQDDPLVITPIIGNCHVVRVLVDNGASVDILFHDTFIRMGYNDSELTPYDAPIYGFNHVECKIEGAIQLPVTIGEEPREATQMLNFLVVKTASTYNAIMGRTGIHAFKVVLSTYHMVLKFPTKNGVGEARGDQKMAHSCYVAALRPDGTWGRSSP; this is encoded by the coding sequence ATGATCTCAGGAGGACCTACAGCAGCTGGTACTACAAGGAACTCCCGAAAAGCTTATGCAAGAGAAGTAATGAGCATAGTTGGAGAATCTTCTAAGCGTTCTAAGTCAGAGATGACGCTTGAATTTGGTGACCtagaccttgaaggtttgaaatttcctcaggATGATCCTCTGGTTATCACTCCGATAATTGGAAATTGTCATGTTGTGAGGGTCCTAGTGGACAATGGAGCTTCTGTGGACATTCTGTTCCATGACACATTCATAAGGATGGGCTACAATGATTCTGAGCTAACTCCATATGACGCACCCATCTACGGGTTTAATCATGTGGAATGCAAAATCGAAGGAGCAATACAACTTCCCGTAACTATCGGGGAAGAGCCCAGGGAGGCCACGCAGATGTTGAACTTTCTGGTTGTCAAGACAGCCTctacttacaatgctatcatgggtagAACAGGGATTCATGCTTTTAAGGTTGTGCTCTCAACCTACCACATGGTACTGAAGTTCCCAACTAAAAATGGTGTTGGAGAAGCAAGGGGAGATCAGAAGATGGCCCACAGTTGCTATGTTGCAGCACTTAGGCCCGATGGAACATGGGGCAGGTCCTccccatag